From Paraflavitalea devenefica, the proteins below share one genomic window:
- a CDS encoding glycosyl hydrolase 115 family protein, with amino-acid sequence MKKKIFLLAMMAISMVAAQAQHLISNQPATGSFTITGKEESTPIYVDPISPAVVKKAAQLLQEDIERVTGKKPALLTALPAAANNLIIIGAAGQSTIIDKLINTKKIQAGALKNQWEAYQWQTVITPLPGINKALVITGSDRRGTAYGVLELSKQMGVSPWYWWADVPVQQQSQLYLTKTMLTAQSPAVKYRGIFINDEAPALSGWSKEKFGGFNHRFYEKVFELLLRLKANYLWPAMWGNAFYDDDSLNIKAADEYAIVIGTSHHEPLMRAHDEWRRYGQGKWNYDSNEVKLKAFWRGGMQRATNEKIVSIGMRGDGDEPMSRETATALLERIVKDQREIIAEVTHKPASETPQLWALYKEVQDYYDKGMRVPDDVTLLLCDDNWGNIRKLPRLDEQPRKGGYGIYYHFDYVGGPRNYKWVNTNPIARVWEQMHLAWEYKARQIWIVNVGDIKPMEFPISFFLDYAWNPAAIGANDLQRYTEQWCIQQFGPQYAVQIAAIISKYTKYNGQRKPELLDANTYSLQHYQEAERVTKAYNDLLAEATTINDQLPVQYRDAYFQLVLHPVKAGANLYSLYLAVANNKQYAAERQAIANQYADTAKQLYLKDSLISLQYHALGNGKWNHMMDQTHIGYTYWQQPPANRMPAVKYIPRDSILPESVLVDSSSLSAFHLLPNNSKRHVFFELDGYISIEAAHFTQAVNTGNVRWKVLPDHGRTGDAVTPFPVTAHTHKPGGASPHLQYECYTYDAGRVTLQAYFSPTLNFHNSPEGLQYAISIDNEAPQIISINKEDNHVRTWEKWVANNIIIKTSTHRITKPGKHVIKYWMVSPAVVLQKLVANFGGLQETYLGPPETARPAGNVMMREGGVTSSKMDTPAADATQQARGLKDYYSNYFPIGVAVSPRALKTDEAKLIVQQFNSLTPENAMKIGLIHPKETEYNWKDADSIITFAQQHNLKVRGHTLCWHNQTPSWLFVDNNGAPVSKDVLLQRLKEHITTVVGRYKGKIYAWDVVNEAISDKPGEYLRPSKWWQIAGEEYIAKAFQWAHEADPNALLFYNDYDEISAVKRAKIIRLIKSLQAQGIPIHGVGLQGHWAINEPSREQLDSTLQQFAGLGLRLQITELDISVYPKEHTARERKPEDAHTTFTPEREQQQLEKYTTAFELFRKYRQHITGVTFWNIADRHSWLDNFPVRGRKDYPLLFDQQLQPKKAFQAVVNF; translated from the coding sequence ATGAAAAAGAAAATATTCCTGTTGGCCATGATGGCCATAAGCATGGTGGCTGCACAGGCGCAGCACCTTATCAGTAATCAGCCCGCAACAGGTTCCTTTACCATTACCGGCAAAGAGGAATCTACCCCAATTTATGTAGATCCCATCTCCCCTGCCGTGGTAAAGAAAGCAGCGCAGTTATTACAGGAAGATATAGAAAGGGTGACCGGTAAGAAACCCGCGCTGTTAACTGCACTCCCGGCGGCTGCCAATAACCTTATTATCATTGGCGCTGCCGGTCAATCGACTATTATTGATAAGCTGATCAACACTAAAAAGATACAAGCTGGTGCGTTAAAGAATCAATGGGAAGCCTACCAGTGGCAGACAGTCATTACACCTCTTCCGGGCATCAACAAAGCGCTTGTTATTACCGGCAGTGACCGCCGGGGTACTGCTTATGGCGTACTGGAATTGTCTAAACAAATGGGGGTATCTCCCTGGTATTGGTGGGCCGATGTGCCGGTTCAACAACAGTCCCAACTCTACCTTACAAAAACGATGCTGACTGCACAATCTCCTGCCGTTAAATACCGCGGCATTTTCATCAATGATGAAGCTCCCGCCCTTTCGGGCTGGTCGAAGGAAAAGTTTGGCGGCTTCAACCATCGCTTTTATGAAAAGGTATTTGAGCTGCTATTACGGCTCAAAGCCAATTACCTGTGGCCGGCCATGTGGGGCAATGCTTTTTATGATGATGACTCCCTCAATATAAAAGCGGCTGATGAATATGCCATCGTGATAGGCACCTCCCACCATGAACCGCTGATGCGGGCGCATGATGAATGGAGAAGGTATGGCCAGGGAAAATGGAATTATGACAGCAATGAGGTAAAGTTAAAAGCATTTTGGCGGGGTGGCATGCAACGGGCCACCAATGAAAAGATCGTGAGCATTGGCATGCGGGGCGATGGTGATGAACCCATGAGCCGCGAAACAGCCACCGCCCTGCTGGAAAGGATTGTAAAAGACCAGCGGGAGATCATCGCCGAAGTAACCCATAAACCAGCCAGTGAAACACCCCAGTTATGGGCCCTGTATAAAGAAGTGCAGGACTATTATGATAAAGGCATGCGCGTGCCGGATGATGTAACCCTGCTGCTGTGTGATGACAACTGGGGCAATATCCGGAAACTTCCCAGGCTTGATGAGCAACCCCGGAAAGGTGGTTATGGCATTTATTACCACTTTGATTATGTAGGCGGCCCCCGCAATTATAAATGGGTTAATACCAATCCTATTGCCCGGGTATGGGAACAAATGCACCTGGCCTGGGAATATAAAGCCCGGCAAATATGGATCGTGAATGTAGGCGATATCAAGCCTATGGAATTCCCTATCTCCTTCTTTCTCGATTATGCCTGGAACCCGGCTGCCATTGGCGCCAACGACCTGCAACGCTATACCGAACAATGGTGCATCCAACAATTCGGCCCCCAATATGCTGTACAGATAGCAGCTATTATTTCTAAATACACCAAATACAATGGGCAGCGCAAACCGGAGTTGTTAGACGCCAATACGTATAGCCTGCAACATTACCAGGAAGCAGAAAGGGTCACCAAAGCATACAATGACCTGCTGGCAGAAGCAACAACCATCAATGATCAGTTGCCTGTACAATACAGGGACGCCTATTTCCAGTTGGTATTACATCCTGTAAAAGCGGGCGCCAATTTATACAGTCTCTACCTGGCAGTGGCCAATAACAAGCAGTATGCAGCAGAAAGGCAGGCTATTGCCAATCAGTATGCAGATACCGCCAAACAATTGTACTTAAAAGATTCACTCATCAGCCTCCAATACCATGCCCTCGGCAATGGTAAATGGAACCACATGATGGACCAAACCCATATTGGTTATACGTACTGGCAGCAACCACCGGCCAACCGTATGCCGGCGGTGAAGTATATACCACGGGATTCCATCCTCCCCGAATCGGTATTGGTAGACAGTAGTTCTCTAAGCGCCTTTCACCTGCTTCCCAACAACAGTAAGCGCCATGTCTTTTTTGAGCTGGATGGTTATATCTCTATAGAAGCGGCCCACTTCACCCAGGCCGTTAATACCGGCAACGTACGATGGAAAGTATTGCCGGATCATGGCAGAACAGGTGATGCTGTTACCCCTTTTCCGGTAACAGCCCACACACACAAACCGGGTGGCGCCAGTCCGCACCTGCAGTATGAATGCTATACCTATGATGCCGGCCGGGTAACCCTGCAGGCTTATTTCTCGCCTACGCTCAATTTTCATAACAGTCCTGAAGGGCTTCAATATGCCATTTCCATTGACAATGAAGCCCCACAGATCATCAGCATCAACAAAGAAGACAACCATGTAAGGACCTGGGAGAAATGGGTGGCGAATAATATTATTATTAAAACATCTACCCATAGGATCACGAAGCCCGGAAAGCATGTTATTAAATACTGGATGGTAAGCCCGGCAGTGGTATTACAAAAACTGGTAGCCAATTTCGGCGGCCTGCAGGAAACCTACCTGGGCCCGCCGGAAACAGCCCGCCCTGCCGGTAATGTCATGATGCGGGAAGGAGGAGTCACCTCTTCGAAGATGGATACACCAGCGGCCGATGCTACACAACAAGCCCGGGGACTTAAAGATTATTACAGCAATTATTTTCCTATCGGCGTAGCCGTATCACCCCGGGCGCTCAAAACGGATGAGGCCAAACTGATTGTGCAGCAGTTCAACAGCCTCACACCAGAGAATGCCATGAAGATAGGCCTTATCCATCCAAAGGAAACAGAATACAATTGGAAAGATGCCGACTCTATCATCACCTTTGCACAACAGCACAACCTGAAAGTACGCGGGCATACCTTGTGCTGGCATAACCAAACGCCATCATGGCTTTTTGTTGACAATAATGGTGCGCCCGTAAGCAAAGATGTACTGCTGCAACGGCTGAAGGAACATATCACCACCGTTGTGGGACGTTATAAAGGAAAGATATATGCCTGGGATGTAGTGAATGAAGCGATTTCCGATAAGCCCGGCGAGTACCTCCGCCCTTCCAAATGGTGGCAGATAGCCGGTGAAGAATACATTGCCAAAGCCTTTCAATGGGCGCATGAGGCAGATCCCAACGCGCTGCTTTTCTACAATGACTATGATGAGATCAGCGCCGTTAAAAGAGCAAAGATCATCCGCCTCATTAAATCTTTACAGGCACAAGGTATTCCCATTCACGGTGTGGGCCTGCAGGGCCATTGGGCCATCAATGAACCTTCCAGGGAACAACTGGACAGCACCCTGCAGCAATTTGCCGGCCTCGGCCTCCGGCTTCAGATCACAGAATTGGATATATCAGTCTATCCCAAAGAACATACAGCCAGGGAAAGAAAACCGGAAGATGCCCATACAACTTTCACCCCCGAACGGGAACAACAGCAATTGGAAAAATATACAACAGCCTTTGAGCTGTTCAGAAAATACAGGCAACACATTACAGGCGTTACTTTCTGGAACATTGCTGATCGTCATAGCTGGCTGGATAATTTTCCGGTAAGAGGCAGAAAAGATTATCCCCTGCTCTTTGATCAGCAGTTGCAACCCAAGAAAGCCTTTCAGGCTGTCGTAAACTTTTAA
- a CDS encoding SDR family NAD(P)-dependent oxidoreductase: METTRQKVAIVTGGGSGIGLAIAQKFVKENILTIIVGRDPQKLNRAKEKLGKLCVPISCDLTNLSSIPKLVKQILDDYGHIDILVNNAGINMKKEFTEVTDEDFQKILQTNVTAVFALSREVVKYMVGNGGGAIINISSMASQYGIPKVIAYTASKSAIEGMTKAMAVELSPKGIRVNCIAPGFIATDMSAKALNDDPERKHKALDRTPMGELGTPADIGDAAVFLASGAARYITGVILPVDGGNSVGF; the protein is encoded by the coding sequence ATGGAAACAACCCGACAAAAAGTAGCTATCGTAACCGGAGGAGGTTCAGGTATTGGACTGGCTATTGCACAGAAGTTTGTGAAGGAAAACATCCTGACCATTATCGTAGGCCGCGATCCCCAGAAATTAAACCGGGCAAAAGAAAAGCTGGGGAAGTTATGCGTACCCATTAGTTGTGATCTCACCAACCTGTCTTCTATACCCAAACTGGTAAAGCAGATACTGGATGATTATGGCCATATTGATATCCTGGTGAACAATGCCGGCATCAATATGAAGAAGGAGTTTACGGAAGTGACCGATGAAGATTTCCAGAAGATATTGCAAACCAATGTAACGGCCGTCTTTGCTTTATCGAGGGAAGTGGTGAAGTACATGGTGGGCAATGGTGGCGGCGCTATCATCAACATCAGCTCCATGGCATCGCAGTATGGTATTCCGAAAGTGATTGCCTATACGGCTTCCAAATCGGCTATAGAAGGTATGACCAAGGCGATGGCAGTAGAACTTTCGCCCAAGGGAATACGGGTGAATTGCATTGCGCCCGGCTTTATTGCGACGGATATGTCGGCCAAGGCATTGAATGATGACCCCGAAAGAAAGCACAAAGCCCTTGACCGTACCCCCATGGGAGAATTGGGTACGCCTGCCGATATTGGTGATGCAGCCGTATTCCTTGCCTCCGGTGCCGCCCGTTACATTACAGGCGTAATACTGCCGGTGGATGGCGGTAACTCCGTAGGTTTCTAA
- a CDS encoding glycoside hydrolase family 97 protein yields MKSLLWLAFTAFYLSSCAQKTQQAQQILSPDKQIIVTTGVTAGKAWYHVQYQGAAILDTSLLGIERQDEQFANGLVLKSVSAVEEVKDSYQSVNAKKSHITYSANKRIVHLQNATGKGMDIIFQVSNDGVAFRYYFPDASTDRKTITAEHTSWHLGNEVQAFLQPMQEAQKGWEHVFPCYEEHYLQGISPATASPTKAGWVYPALFKKQDTWVLLTEASVDSTWCASRLQATAPGGEYKLGFPDPREVFTGKGSLPESALPWYSPWRIITIGSLKTVAESTLGTDLAKPAIAIDTSFIKPGKASWSWALLKDNSVVYDVQKRFIDYAADMNWQYCLVDVDWDTRIGYDRIKELADYAATKKVGLILWFNSSGNWNTTKYHPKSALLTKADREAVFSRLQGMGIKGVKIDFFNGDGRSMMQYYLDILQDAAKYKLLVNFHGATLPRGWQRTYPHLVSAEAVKGFEMITFSQADADAAPNHCTMLPFTRNAFDPMDFTPMCLYKIPKIERKTTSAFELGLSVALLSGIQHYAETPEGMSHVPAYVKDFLRTLPNHWDDVRFIDGFPGKLYVVARRSGKKWYIAGLNGEKIAKKVNIDLSSFNAKKATMITDGQEPLSFIQQNVSFTAGKPTTVDMLPNGGFVMVLE; encoded by the coding sequence ATGAAAAGTTTGCTTTGGCTGGCATTTACAGCCTTTTACCTGTCGTCCTGCGCTCAAAAGACACAACAGGCACAACAAATTCTCAGTCCGGATAAACAGATCATTGTTACAACAGGCGTAACGGCCGGGAAGGCCTGGTACCACGTTCAATACCAGGGGGCAGCAATCCTGGATACCTCGCTGTTGGGTATTGAACGGCAGGATGAGCAATTTGCAAACGGGCTGGTACTGAAAAGCGTGTCTGCCGTTGAAGAAGTAAAGGACAGCTACCAATCGGTCAATGCCAAAAAGAGCCATATCACCTATAGCGCCAATAAAAGAATTGTGCATCTGCAGAATGCCACCGGTAAGGGGATGGACATCATCTTCCAGGTATCCAATGATGGCGTGGCTTTCAGATACTACTTCCCCGATGCTTCCACCGATCGTAAAACGATTACTGCTGAACATACTTCCTGGCATCTGGGCAATGAGGTGCAGGCCTTCCTGCAACCTATGCAGGAAGCGCAGAAAGGCTGGGAACATGTATTTCCCTGCTACGAAGAACATTACCTGCAGGGCATCTCACCGGCCACCGCTTCTCCTACAAAAGCCGGATGGGTATACCCTGCCTTGTTCAAAAAACAGGATACCTGGGTGCTGCTCACCGAAGCATCAGTAGACAGTACCTGGTGCGCCAGCAGGCTGCAGGCCACCGCGCCGGGCGGTGAATACAAATTAGGCTTCCCCGATCCGCGGGAAGTATTTACCGGTAAAGGATCATTACCCGAATCTGCCTTGCCCTGGTATTCCCCTTGGCGTATCATCACCATCGGTAGTCTGAAAACAGTTGCAGAATCTACACTGGGTACCGACCTTGCCAAACCTGCTATTGCGATAGACACCTCTTTTATAAAACCAGGCAAAGCTTCCTGGAGCTGGGCATTGCTGAAGGATAACTCAGTAGTCTATGATGTGCAGAAACGTTTCATTGACTATGCGGCTGATATGAACTGGCAGTATTGCCTCGTAGATGTGGACTGGGATACAAGGATCGGGTATGACAGGATCAAAGAGCTGGCAGACTACGCGGCTACTAAGAAAGTGGGGCTGATCCTTTGGTTCAATTCTTCCGGCAACTGGAACACCACCAAATACCATCCCAAGAGTGCGCTGCTTACAAAGGCCGACCGGGAGGCTGTATTCAGTCGCCTGCAGGGAATGGGCATTAAAGGCGTGAAAATTGATTTCTTCAATGGTGATGGCCGTTCCATGATGCAGTATTACCTCGATATTTTACAGGATGCTGCGAAATACAAATTACTGGTCAACTTTCATGGCGCTACGTTGCCCAGGGGATGGCAACGTACTTACCCACACCTGGTGAGCGCGGAAGCGGTGAAAGGCTTTGAGATGATCACCTTCAGTCAGGCAGATGCAGATGCGGCGCCTAATCATTGCACCATGCTGCCTTTTACACGCAATGCATTTGACCCGATGGATTTTACACCCATGTGCCTGTACAAGATACCGAAGATAGAAAGAAAGACAACCAGCGCATTTGAGCTGGGCCTGTCAGTAGCGCTCTTATCCGGCATACAGCATTATGCAGAAACGCCGGAAGGCATGAGCCATGTACCAGCCTATGTGAAAGACTTTTTACGTACGCTGCCCAATCATTGGGATGATGTACGCTTCATAGATGGCTTTCCCGGCAAGCTCTACGTGGTTGCCCGCCGGTCTGGCAAGAAGTGGTACATCGCAGGATTGAACGGTGAGAAAATAGCCAAGAAAGTCAACATTGATCTGTCTTCCTTCAATGCAAAGAAAGCAACCATGATCACAGATGGCCAGGAACCACTTTCCTTTATACAACAAAATGTATCCTTCACAGCCGGCAAGCCAACAACCGTTGATATGCTGCCGAATGGCGGGTTTGTGATGGTACTGGAGTAA
- a CDS encoding efflux RND transporter permease subunit, whose amino-acid sequence MIADTFIKRPVTAIVISIVIVLVGLISLSNLPIAQYPDITPPTVSVAGSFTGADAQTVEQTTTTAIETQINGTPGMTYMSSNSTSSGQSSITVNFEVGTDINIATLDVQNRVSVAEPTLPDAVKRLGLTVRKRNPSIMVALALYSPNGTKDATFLGNYSNIYIKDALLRVKGVGDIVTRADDFGMRIWLDPQKLAAMNLTTAEVLAALAEQNLQVAAGTVGSNPQPSAQAFEYSVLTNSRLNTKDQFENIIVRTRPADGSIVYLKDVARVELGKFDYGNNAFVKGKPAAFILIYQAPGANAIETWEGLQTALTDLKKTFPKDVDIAVPLETVTVVKVSINEVMHTLIEALILVVLVVFLFLQNWRATLIPVLAIPVSLIGTFIFFIPFGFTINTLTLFAFVLAIGIVVDDAIVVVEAVQHYIDHEKLSPKEATQKAMADISGPVVAIALILAAVFVPVGFIPGIVGRLYQQFAITIAVSVIISAFVALSLTPALCSIMLKPSKEENARRNILEKFFAWFNRIFGRLTNSYTRGVGKWIKGAPYVIVMMVCLFVGLFFMFKNKPTGFIPLEDEGRLYVTYEMPEGTSTTRSVAMIKDVMARIQSMPQVNIAGGLAGLNIINFSFKSNSGTIFVNLKTWDERKGPQNHVQAVIAEIQKRTADIKEARIRAIAPPAIPGLGATAGFTFELQQTTSTDNVQEFEKVAQKFLGALYQRPEIGVAYTFFSTKTPSYQVNVNREQAMKLGVQISDVYSTMSTLLGSSYVNDFNIYGRNFRVMAMADSSFRSSIDDFRNFYVRNTQGNMIPLSSLVTAKVIENPAVISHYNIYRSIEINGSPKPGFSSGQAIQALREVAGQVLPAGYGYEFSGMSREEIKAGDSTTTIFAISIVFVFLFLAALYESWSVPFSVLFAVPIGLFGSILTLTLLPNLSNNIYAQIGMITLIGLAAKNAILIVEFAKERVDRGLDVVHATLQAVQLRLRPIVMTSLAFILGVLPLAFASGAAAESRKTIGWTVFGGMLAATTLAIFVVPVLFVLITKLSYGRKLKRLEQSQQVQNEIDKNIAARES is encoded by the coding sequence ATGATAGCAGATACTTTTATAAAACGCCCGGTAACGGCCATTGTTATATCGATCGTGATTGTACTGGTGGGGTTGATATCACTGAGTAACCTGCCTATTGCGCAGTACCCGGATATTACCCCGCCTACGGTTTCTGTAGCGGGTAGCTTTACCGGCGCAGATGCCCAAACGGTGGAACAAACCACTACCACGGCCATTGAAACGCAGATCAACGGTACGCCGGGCATGACCTACATGTCCAGCAACAGTACCAGCAGCGGCCAGAGCAGTATTACCGTAAACTTTGAAGTAGGTACGGATATTAATATTGCTACGCTGGATGTACAGAACCGCGTGAGTGTGGCCGAGCCTACTTTGCCCGATGCAGTAAAGCGGTTGGGGTTAACAGTGCGTAAACGTAACCCCAGCATCATGGTGGCCCTGGCACTGTATTCGCCCAATGGAACAAAAGATGCCACTTTTTTGGGTAACTACTCCAACATCTACATCAAGGATGCCTTATTGCGGGTGAAAGGGGTGGGTGATATTGTTACCCGTGCAGATGATTTTGGTATGCGTATCTGGCTCGATCCACAAAAGCTGGCTGCCATGAACCTGACCACTGCAGAAGTATTGGCGGCTTTGGCCGAACAGAACCTGCAGGTCGCCGCCGGTACAGTGGGTAGTAACCCCCAGCCCAGTGCGCAGGCATTTGAGTATAGTGTGCTTACCAACAGCCGCCTCAATACCAAAGACCAGTTTGAGAATATCATTGTGCGTACCCGCCCGGCGGATGGCAGCATTGTGTACCTGAAGGATGTAGCCCGCGTGGAGCTGGGTAAGTTTGATTATGGTAATAATGCCTTTGTAAAAGGGAAGCCGGCTGCTTTTATCCTGATTTACCAGGCGCCGGGCGCCAATGCCATTGAAACCTGGGAAGGATTGCAGACAGCCTTGACCGACCTGAAAAAGACTTTCCCCAAAGACGTGGATATTGCCGTTCCGCTGGAAACAGTTACGGTGGTGAAGGTATCTATCAATGAAGTAATGCATACGCTGATAGAAGCGCTGATACTGGTGGTATTGGTCGTATTTCTCTTCCTGCAGAACTGGCGTGCTACGCTGATTCCTGTACTGGCCATCCCGGTATCACTGATCGGCACCTTCATCTTCTTTATTCCTTTCGGATTTACGATCAATACGCTTACCCTGTTTGCGTTTGTATTGGCCATCGGTATTGTGGTGGATGATGCCATTGTGGTGGTGGAAGCGGTACAGCATTACATTGACCATGAGAAACTATCGCCAAAAGAAGCTACGCAAAAAGCCATGGCGGATATCTCCGGCCCGGTAGTAGCCATTGCGTTGATCCTCGCCGCAGTATTTGTGCCGGTAGGTTTTATCCCCGGTATCGTAGGGCGGCTGTACCAGCAGTTTGCGATAACCATCGCGGTCTCGGTCATCATCTCGGCATTCGTGGCGCTGTCCTTAACACCGGCTTTGTGCTCCATCATGCTCAAGCCTTCCAAAGAAGAGAATGCCCGCAGGAACATCCTGGAAAAATTCTTTGCCTGGTTCAACAGGATATTTGGCCGCCTTACCAATTCCTATACAAGAGGGGTGGGCAAATGGATCAAAGGTGCACCGTATGTCATCGTCATGATGGTCTGCCTTTTTGTTGGCCTCTTCTTTATGTTTAAAAATAAACCTACCGGGTTCATTCCATTGGAGGATGAAGGCCGTTTGTACGTGACGTACGAAATGCCCGAAGGTACATCCACCACCCGGAGCGTAGCCATGATAAAAGATGTAATGGCCCGGATACAATCCATGCCGCAGGTGAACATAGCAGGTGGCCTGGCAGGTTTGAACATTATCAACTTTTCTTTCAAGTCCAACTCGGGAACGATATTCGTGAACCTGAAAACATGGGATGAACGTAAAGGGCCGCAGAACCATGTGCAGGCAGTAATAGCGGAGATACAGAAGCGTACGGCCGACATCAAGGAAGCACGTATCCGGGCGATAGCGCCGCCGGCCATTCCCGGCCTTGGCGCTACGGCAGGTTTTACGTTTGAATTACAACAAACCACCAGTACCGATAATGTACAGGAGTTTGAAAAAGTAGCGCAGAAATTCCTGGGCGCCCTGTACCAGCGGCCTGAGATTGGCGTAGCCTATACTTTCTTCTCTACCAAAACACCCAGCTACCAGGTGAATGTGAACCGGGAGCAGGCCATGAAGTTGGGCGTGCAGATCTCAGATGTATACAGCACCATGTCTACCCTGCTGGGTAGCAGCTACGTCAATGACTTTAATATCTACGGGCGGAACTTCCGGGTTATGGCCATGGCAGATAGTAGCTTCCGTTCTTCGATAGATGACTTCCGCAACTTCTATGTGCGCAATACACAGGGGAATATGATCCCGCTGAGCTCACTGGTGACTGCGAAGGTGATCGAGAACCCGGCGGTAATATCACACTACAATATTTACCGGTCTATCGAGATCAATGGTTCGCCCAAACCTGGTTTTAGTAGCGGACAGGCCATACAGGCCCTGCGCGAAGTAGCTGGTCAGGTGTTGCCGGCCGGTTATGGTTATGAGTTCTCGGGCATGAGCCGGGAAGAGATCAAAGCGGGGGACAGTACTACCACCATCTTTGCTATTTCTATTGTATTCGTATTCCTCTTCCTGGCAGCCTTGTATGAAAGCTGGTCGGTACCGTTCTCTGTGCTGTTTGCGGTACCCATTGGATTATTTGGTTCTATCCTTACTCTCACATTATTGCCCAATCTTTCGAATAATATTTATGCGCAGATTGGTATGATCACGCTCATCGGTCTGGCTGCCAAGAATGCCATCCTCATTGTGGAGTTTGCCAAGGAACGGGTGGATAGGGGACTTGATGTAGTGCATGCTACCCTGCAGGCCGTGCAGTTGCGTTTGCGTCCGATCGTCATGACCTCCCTGGCCTTCATATTGGGGGTGTTGCCATTGGCATTTGCCAGCGGTGCGGCGGCAGAATCCCGGAAGACCATCGGCTGGACAGTATTTGGCGGTATGCTGGCAGCTACCACACTGGCCATCTTCGTAGTGCCGGTACTATTTGTACTCATCACCAAACTTTCCTACGGTCGCAAATTGAAACGACTGGAGCAAAGCCAGCAGGTGCAGAATGAAATAGACAAAAACATTGCAGCCCGCGAAAGCTGA